From a region of the Streptomyces caniferus genome:
- a CDS encoding nuclear transport factor 2 family protein, which translates to MTLSANRLSDPAVRALVTALNNNDEQAFFDALTPDATMSDDGSDRDLREWCDREIFATRGHMDVRSESHQGLSLVADYRNDTWGEMRTRWRFTVENGKVSRFETGQA; encoded by the coding sequence ATGACCCTCTCCGCCAACCGGCTGTCCGACCCCGCGGTACGGGCCCTGGTCACGGCCCTCAACAACAACGACGAGCAGGCGTTCTTCGACGCCCTCACCCCCGACGCCACCATGTCCGACGACGGGTCCGACCGGGATCTGCGCGAGTGGTGCGACCGGGAGATCTTCGCGACGCGAGGGCACATGGACGTGCGGTCCGAATCGCACCAGGGACTGTCCCTGGTGGCGGACTACCGCAACGACACCTGGGGCGAGATGCGCACCCGCTGGCGCTTCACGGTGGAGAACGGGAAGGTGAGCCGGTTCGAGACCGGGCAGGCCTGA
- a CDS encoding SDR family NAD(P)-dependent oxidoreductase, producing the protein MNRFDGRRTLITGAGSGIGRATVHRILAEGGRVVAADIDAAGLQGTADRAAADGGAGRLETTVLDIADEAAVRTAVAAAVSALGGLDVLVNAAGILRSSHTHHTSLAEFQQVITVNLTGTFLMIRESLPALLEGREPVVVNFSSTSASFAHPYMSAYAASKGGIQSMTHAIASEYGKQGLRAVCVAPGSIASGMTSGPVPGLPEDADTSLFDKLFPAIGEGFASPDTVAGVIAMLASRDGAFITGTEIRIDGGTHM; encoded by the coding sequence ATGAACCGCTTTGACGGCCGCCGCACCCTGATCACCGGAGCCGGCTCGGGCATCGGCCGGGCCACCGTCCACCGGATCCTCGCCGAGGGCGGCCGGGTGGTCGCGGCGGACATCGATGCGGCGGGTCTGCAGGGCACCGCCGATCGGGCGGCCGCGGACGGCGGCGCCGGGCGGCTGGAGACCACGGTGCTGGACATAGCCGACGAGGCGGCGGTCCGTACCGCCGTCGCCGCCGCGGTGAGCGCTCTCGGCGGCCTGGACGTCCTGGTCAACGCGGCCGGCATCCTGCGCTCCTCGCACACCCACCACACCAGCCTGGCGGAGTTCCAGCAGGTCATCACGGTCAACCTGACCGGCACGTTCCTGATGATCCGTGAGTCGCTGCCCGCGCTCCTGGAGGGCCGGGAGCCGGTCGTGGTCAACTTCAGCTCCACCTCCGCCTCGTTCGCGCACCCGTACATGTCGGCGTACGCGGCGAGCAAGGGCGGCATCCAGTCCATGACGCACGCCATCGCGAGCGAGTACGGCAAGCAGGGGCTGCGTGCGGTGTGCGTGGCGCCGGGTTCCATCGCCAGCGGTATGACCAGCGGCCCCGTCCCCGGACTGCCCGAGGACGCCGACACGAGCCTGTTCGACAAGCTCTTCCCGGCCATCGGCGAGGGTTTCGCGAGCCCGGACACGGTCGCGGGGGTCATCGCGATGCTCGCCTCGCGCGACGGTGCGTTCATCACCGGCACGGAGATCCGGATCGACGGCGGAACGCATATGTGA
- a CDS encoding DUF3533 domain-containing protein, which produces MATTDDGTRTTFLEEVRSAVTPHASLLVLGVLGLMIAFITSYTGAFHHPRPTDVPFGVVAPARVSGELVGKLDRLPGSPLDPRAVPSERAARARLADRTLDGALIVDPRGRTDRLLVAGGGGASLAQAVELVVRSAEKAERRTVRTVDVAPADPGDSRSLSSFYLVVGWCVGGYLCAAILAISAGARPSNGHRAVIRLAALGLYAIAAGLAGTLIVGPVLGALPGTFFGLWGLGALIVFAVGATTLACQALLGIIGIGLAILLIVILGNPSAGGAYPYPMLPPFWRAIGPALPPGAGTWAARSLAYFRGSAVTGPLLVLSAWAVGGTLITLARSIFRTKGGTPS; this is translated from the coding sequence CGCACCACCTTCCTCGAAGAGGTGCGGAGCGCGGTGACGCCCCATGCCTCGCTGCTGGTGCTCGGCGTGCTGGGCCTGATGATCGCGTTCATCACGTCGTACACCGGGGCCTTCCACCACCCCAGGCCCACCGATGTGCCGTTCGGCGTGGTCGCCCCCGCGCGGGTCAGCGGGGAACTCGTGGGCAAACTGGACCGGCTGCCCGGCTCCCCCCTGGACCCGCGCGCGGTGCCCTCCGAGCGGGCCGCGCGCGCACGGCTCGCGGACCGGACCCTCGACGGCGCGCTGATCGTCGACCCGCGCGGCCGCACCGACCGGCTCCTGGTGGCCGGCGGCGGTGGCGCCTCCCTCGCCCAGGCGGTCGAACTGGTCGTCCGCTCGGCGGAGAAGGCCGAGCGCCGCACCGTGCGCACCGTGGACGTGGCCCCGGCGGACCCGGGCGACAGCCGCAGCCTGTCGTCCTTCTACCTGGTCGTCGGCTGGTGCGTCGGCGGCTATCTGTGCGCCGCGATCCTGGCGATCAGCGCCGGGGCGCGGCCCTCCAACGGGCACCGGGCGGTCATCCGGCTGGCCGCGCTCGGCCTGTACGCGATCGCCGCCGGACTGGCCGGGACGCTCATCGTCGGACCGGTCCTCGGCGCGCTGCCCGGCACGTTCTTCGGGCTGTGGGGGCTGGGCGCCCTGATCGTGTTCGCGGTGGGTGCCACGACCCTGGCCTGCCAGGCCCTGCTGGGCATCATCGGCATCGGCCTGGCGATCCTGCTGATCGTCATCCTCGGCAACCCGAGCGCGGGCGGCGCCTACCCCTATCCGATGCTGCCGCCGTTCTGGCGCGCCATCGGCCCCGCCCTCCCCCCGGGCGCGGGCACCTGGGCCGCGCGCTCCCTGGCCTACTTCCGCGGCAGCGCGGTCACCGGCCCGCTCCTGGTGCTGTCCGCCTGGGCGGTGGGCGGCACCTTGATCACCCTGGCACGTTCGATCTTCCGCACGAAAGGCGGGACCCCCTCATGA